In a single window of the Rhodopirellula bahusiensis genome:
- a CDS encoding Spy/CpxP family protein refolding chaperone — protein sequence MRPESSRTLLTANADMRSPEFESPWNGFAEPDAPHGFEDGKINTNITSQPGETRMRHLIAMALIACLAASATADDKPEGKKKRAGNRGAGTWIAQNVAKSLEKVDLTDEQKEKWNEAKESFTAQMKELKEEGLTPALTKKRSEIQKEAREAGVKGKELAAKLKEGFSEEEQALFAKQQKAVRSMRASVAGMLTAEQIAALPEQAQKQMTAAKERGQGKGKGQGKGKGKGKGKKKQND from the coding sequence ATGAGACCGGAAAGTTCCCGAACGCTTTTGACCGCCAACGCGGACATGCGGTCGCCGGAATTCGAGTCCCCTTGGAACGGTTTTGCGGAACCTGATGCCCCGCACGGGTTTGAGGACGGTAAAATCAACACCAACATCACTTCCCAACCTGGAGAGACGCGGATGAGACACCTGATTGCGATGGCCCTGATTGCTTGCTTGGCTGCTTCGGCAACCGCAGACGACAAACCCGAAGGTAAGAAAAAACGAGCCGGAAACCGGGGTGCCGGCACCTGGATCGCCCAGAACGTCGCCAAGTCGCTCGAGAAGGTCGATCTGACCGACGAGCAGAAAGAGAAGTGGAACGAAGCCAAAGAATCCTTCACCGCCCAAATGAAAGAACTGAAGGAGGAGGGACTAACCCCCGCACTGACGAAGAAACGTTCCGAGATTCAGAAGGAGGCTCGTGAGGCCGGCGTGAAGGGCAAAGAATTGGCCGCGAAGCTAAAAGAAGGTTTCAGCGAAGAGGAACAAGCCCTTTTCGCAAAGCAGCAAAAGGCCGTTCGATCGATGCGAGCCTCTGTGGCGGGGATGCTAACCGCGGAACAGATCGCGGCTCTGCCCGAGCAAGCCCAAAAGCAAATGACCGCTGCCAAAGAACGCGGCCAGGGTAAAGGAAAAGGCCAGGGCAAGGGCAAGGGGAAAGGCAAAGGAAAGAAGAAACAGAACGATTGA
- the dnaE gene encoding DNA polymerase III subunit alpha: MSDTIIAPEMSIEAATEIPEPQPFVHLHCHSHYSLLDGAGDIGKLVNRAVDHGMNALALTDHGNLHGALEFYRKAKDAGINPIIGYEAYIAPGSRFDKGGASSSKAASYHLTLLAQNRTGFKNLIKLASAASLEGFYFKPRIDKEILEKYNEGIVCLSGCVSSEFSRAILKGIQTKEHEQEAKKVAGWFHKVFGDRYFIEIMNNDVDIQRTQLEGAVDIANKMGLPLVATSDCHYVNQEDAEAQDIMLCINTGRFRTDNTRMKMENDQFFLRSPQQMYEKFPGLEDAVGRSQQIADTVDIQLEFNQYFFPSFPCPDELTPLDYLRKLCEQGLMERYEGDDERIIDGKLSDEVMARLDRELDVIEKLGYPTYFLIVWDFVNHARDIGISATARGSGVGAIVCYALYMSHVCPLRYDLLFERFLDESRTEPPDIDIDFEKERRIEVIDYVKERYGSEMVCQIGTFGTLAAKAAIKDTGRALGIPLSRVNQITELVPDELKITIAKSLDKSADLKMIYDGDPEIRELLDLAMKIEGLARNVGTHAAAVVIADKPLTEYVPLGRVPGKQDVITQWAMVDVEASGLLKMDFLGLRNLTILSRTVKLVEQTTGNTIDPLKFPLDDKPSYALLQRGETKGVFQLESGGIRDLLQRMKPDTFNDIIATAALYRPGPLEGGMVDDYVNIKHGRQQPEYKHPVLKEILEETNSIMVYQEQVMRILNRLGDVPLAKAYTCIKAISKKKQALIDANHDVFIAGSVKNGLAEKDAEDIWNLIVKFAGYGFNKSHSTAYALVAYQTAFLKAHYPVEFMAALLSSDISGRNFKRKDALVEHMEDCDRMDIEVLPPNVNQSDADFGVLDGKIPFALSAIKACGGSTAISIEAERRKNGPFKDIFDFCERIDPHDCNRSAIETLIKAGAFDSFGAKRSQLASVIERAMQAGAKVQADKKTGQASFFDAFDEDDDASDDGDSAAVPLPDIEEWPDREKLLAEKEVLGFYLDSHPLAEFENKLATFRTHTTESMADCKDRDEVIVGGMISSIKIAHTKNPKPGAPSKYANFDLEDMAGSVRCICWPKGFAVCGERIQPDAVVLAKAKVDRRGGGDEINLIIDELTPLDELDSRYTHGIRIRLDEAEHDEKTVSNVREIVRGYPGNKDLLLAMQLCEGETVHFKADKFRVDITPQLRERLDDLLGTGHYKLLMSKPKR, translated from the coding sequence ATGTCGGATACGATCATCGCCCCTGAAATGAGCATCGAAGCGGCGACGGAAATTCCCGAACCCCAACCGTTTGTTCACCTGCACTGCCACAGTCACTACAGCTTGCTCGATGGAGCCGGTGACATCGGAAAGTTGGTCAACCGAGCCGTTGATCATGGGATGAATGCGCTGGCGCTGACCGACCACGGAAACCTACACGGTGCACTCGAGTTCTATCGCAAAGCCAAAGACGCTGGCATCAATCCGATCATCGGATACGAAGCCTACATCGCACCGGGAAGTCGATTCGACAAAGGTGGAGCAAGTAGCAGCAAAGCGGCGAGCTATCACCTGACGCTATTGGCTCAGAACCGAACCGGGTTCAAGAACCTGATCAAGCTGGCGTCGGCCGCGTCACTGGAAGGTTTCTACTTCAAACCGCGAATCGATAAAGAGATTCTTGAGAAGTACAACGAGGGCATCGTGTGCTTGTCGGGTTGCGTGAGCAGTGAATTCAGCCGTGCGATTCTGAAAGGGATTCAAACCAAAGAACACGAACAAGAAGCCAAGAAGGTTGCCGGTTGGTTCCACAAGGTCTTCGGTGATCGTTACTTCATCGAGATCATGAACAACGACGTCGACATCCAACGCACCCAGCTCGAAGGCGCGGTCGACATTGCCAACAAGATGGGTTTGCCTTTGGTCGCGACCAGTGATTGCCACTACGTCAATCAAGAGGACGCGGAAGCCCAAGACATCATGTTGTGCATCAACACCGGGCGATTCAGAACCGACAACACGCGAATGAAAATGGAGAACGATCAGTTCTTCCTTCGCAGCCCGCAACAGATGTATGAGAAGTTCCCGGGACTCGAGGACGCGGTCGGTCGCAGCCAACAAATCGCCGACACCGTCGACATTCAGTTGGAGTTCAACCAGTACTTTTTCCCGAGCTTCCCCTGCCCCGACGAATTGACGCCGCTCGATTACCTGCGAAAGCTTTGCGAGCAGGGATTGATGGAGCGTTACGAAGGCGATGATGAACGCATCATCGACGGGAAGCTTTCCGACGAAGTGATGGCTCGTCTGGATCGCGAATTGGACGTGATCGAAAAGTTGGGCTATCCGACTTACTTCTTGATCGTTTGGGACTTCGTCAACCACGCTCGCGACATCGGCATCAGCGCGACGGCCCGGGGTTCGGGTGTGGGTGCGATCGTGTGTTATGCGCTTTACATGTCGCACGTTTGTCCGCTGCGTTATGACTTGCTGTTCGAACGATTTCTCGATGAGTCGCGGACCGAGCCGCCTGATATCGACATCGACTTCGAAAAAGAACGTCGGATCGAAGTCATTGACTATGTGAAGGAACGTTATGGCAGCGAGATGGTTTGCCAGATCGGAACGTTCGGAACGCTTGCCGCGAAGGCTGCGATCAAGGACACCGGTCGCGCTCTTGGCATTCCGCTTTCACGTGTCAACCAAATCACCGAGTTGGTTCCCGACGAGCTGAAGATCACCATTGCGAAGTCGCTCGACAAGAGCGCCGACCTGAAGATGATCTATGACGGCGATCCAGAAATTCGCGAACTGCTTGACCTGGCGATGAAGATCGAAGGTTTGGCTCGCAACGTCGGCACGCACGCCGCCGCGGTGGTGATCGCCGACAAACCGCTGACCGAATACGTGCCGCTTGGCCGCGTGCCGGGTAAGCAAGACGTGATTACCCAGTGGGCAATGGTCGATGTGGAAGCGTCGGGTCTGCTGAAGATGGACTTCCTGGGTCTTCGAAACCTGACGATCCTTTCGCGAACGGTGAAGTTGGTCGAGCAGACGACTGGCAACACGATTGATCCGCTGAAGTTCCCTCTGGACGACAAACCGTCCTACGCATTGCTGCAACGCGGCGAAACCAAGGGAGTTTTCCAGCTCGAGTCCGGCGGGATTCGCGATTTGCTTCAGCGGATGAAGCCCGACACGTTCAACGACATCATCGCGACGGCCGCGCTTTACCGTCCTGGTCCGCTCGAGGGCGGGATGGTCGACGATTACGTCAATATCAAACACGGTCGTCAGCAACCGGAGTACAAACACCCGGTCTTGAAAGAGATCTTGGAAGAGACCAACTCGATCATGGTCTACCAAGAACAGGTGATGCGGATTCTCAACCGCCTCGGAGACGTGCCGCTGGCCAAAGCGTACACGTGCATCAAGGCGATTAGTAAAAAGAAGCAGGCGTTGATCGATGCCAATCACGACGTCTTCATCGCCGGATCGGTCAAGAATGGTCTGGCAGAAAAAGACGCCGAGGACATTTGGAACCTGATCGTCAAGTTTGCCGGTTACGGTTTCAACAAGTCGCACTCGACCGCGTACGCTTTGGTCGCGTACCAGACCGCGTTTTTGAAAGCCCACTACCCCGTCGAGTTCATGGCGGCGTTGTTGTCCAGCGACATCTCGGGGCGGAACTTCAAACGCAAAGACGCGCTCGTCGAGCACATGGAAGATTGCGACCGGATGGACATCGAGGTGTTGCCACCAAATGTCAATCAATCCGACGCGGACTTTGGTGTTCTGGATGGCAAGATTCCGTTTGCGCTATCGGCCATCAAGGCTTGCGGTGGTTCGACCGCGATCAGCATCGAAGCCGAACGCCGAAAGAATGGTCCGTTCAAAGACATCTTTGACTTCTGCGAACGAATCGATCCGCATGATTGCAACCGAAGTGCGATCGAGACGCTGATCAAAGCCGGTGCGTTCGATTCTTTTGGTGCCAAACGCAGCCAATTGGCGTCCGTGATCGAACGAGCAATGCAAGCGGGTGCGAAGGTTCAAGCGGACAAGAAGACCGGGCAAGCGAGCTTCTTCGATGCATTCGACGAAGACGACGATGCCAGTGACGATGGCGATTCCGCCGCGGTGCCGCTTCCCGACATCGAAGAGTGGCCCGACCGCGAAAAGTTGTTGGCCGAGAAGGAAGTCTTGGGCTTCTATCTCGACAGTCACCCGCTGGCTGAGTTTGAAAACAAGCTGGCGACGTTCCGCACGCACACGACCGAATCGATGGCGGATTGCAAAGACCGCGATGAGGTCATCGTTGGCGGAATGATCAGCAGCATCAAAATCGCACACACCAAGAACCCGAAACCGGGTGCGCCCAGCAAATACGCCAACTTCGATTTGGAAGACATGGCAGGCAGTGTTCGTTGCATTTGTTGGCCGAAGGGGTTCGCGGTTTGTGGCGAACGAATTCAGCCCGATGCTGTGGTGCTGGCCAAAGCCAAAGTCGACCGTCGTGGCGGTGGTGATGAAATCAACCTGATCATCGACGAACTGACGCCGCTGGACGAGCTCGATTCACGCTACACCCACGGGATTCGGATCCGTTTGGACGAAGCGGAGCACGACGAGAAGACGGTGTCCAACGTGCGTGAAATCGTTCGCGGCTACCCGGGCAACAAGGATTTGTTGTTGGCGATGCAGTTGTGCGAAGGCGAGACGGTGCATTTCAAAGCTGACAAGTTCCGAGTCGATATCACGCCGCAATTGCGAGAACGATTGGACGATCTGCTGGGCACGGGCCACTACAAACTGCTGATGAGCAAACCCAAACGTTAG